One stretch of Streptomyces sp. 135 DNA includes these proteins:
- a CDS encoding haloacid dehalogenase-like hydrolase: MAVRARNKRALIGGVGALVAAVIAGGALWPAGEATAADTSAATARELSHWPEPVAKKLGKVIAANDHKGAYAVFDADNTSYRNDLEESLLPFLEMKGVLTRKTMDPSLKVIPFKDTATHKESLYSYYNRLCEVDDQVCYPWAAQIFSGFTLKELKGYVDELLAYEKPIPAEYYEDGKVTRTEVKPPELSNGMRQLYKTLRAHGIEVYVVSAAGEDLVRMVLADPKYGYGVKPRNVIGVSMLLKDRGTGAVTSSRKEIAEGRFGEKDRAKLAGRELTPKLWAPLTWYEGKPAAINTYIDEWRKPVLVAGDTPVSDGPMLFHSADVEHGGVRVWVNRKDAYMKQLDGMKKKNAGRQRELGQKVTADKRWLTVTPEQIR, translated from the coding sequence ATGGCAGTACGAGCCAGGAACAAGCGGGCCCTCATCGGTGGCGTGGGGGCGCTCGTCGCCGCCGTGATCGCGGGCGGCGCGCTGTGGCCCGCCGGTGAGGCGACGGCGGCCGACACCTCGGCCGCCACCGCCCGCGAGCTGTCGCACTGGCCGGAGCCGGTCGCCAAGAAACTCGGCAAGGTCATCGCCGCGAACGACCACAAGGGCGCGTACGCCGTCTTCGACGCGGACAACACCTCGTACCGCAATGACCTGGAGGAGTCGCTGCTGCCCTTCCTGGAGATGAAGGGCGTGCTGACCCGCAAGACCATGGACCCGTCCCTGAAGGTCATCCCGTTCAAGGACACGGCGACGCACAAGGAGAGCCTCTACAGCTACTACAACCGGCTGTGCGAGGTGGACGACCAGGTCTGCTACCCGTGGGCCGCGCAGATCTTCTCCGGGTTCACGCTGAAGGAGCTCAAGGGGTACGTCGATGAGTTGCTGGCGTACGAGAAGCCGATCCCCGCGGAGTACTACGAGGACGGGAAGGTCACCAGGACCGAGGTGAAGCCGCCCGAGCTGTCGAACGGCATGCGGCAGCTCTACAAGACGCTGCGCGCGCACGGCATCGAGGTGTACGTGGTCAGCGCGGCAGGCGAGGACCTGGTGCGGATGGTCCTCGCCGACCCGAAGTACGGCTACGGCGTGAAGCCGCGGAACGTCATCGGGGTGTCGATGCTGCTCAAGGATCGCGGGACGGGCGCGGTGACCAGTTCCCGCAAGGAGATCGCCGAGGGCCGCTTCGGCGAGAAGGACCGGGCGAAGCTCGCGGGGCGCGAGCTCACGCCCAAGCTGTGGGCCCCGCTGACCTGGTACGAGGGCAAGCCGGCCGCGATCAACACGTACATCGACGAGTGGCGCAAGCCGGTCCTCGTCGCCGGTGACACCCCGGTCAGCGACGGTCCGATGCTGTTCCACTCGGCGGACGTGGAGCACGGCGGCGTACGCGTCTGGGTCAACCGCAAGGACGCGTACATGAAGCAGCTCGACGGGATGAAGAAGAAGAACGCCGGGCGGCAGCGCGAGCTGGGCCAGAAGGTGACCGCCGACAAGCGGTGGTTGACGGTCACCCCCGAGCAGATCCGCTAG
- a CDS encoding alpha/beta fold hydrolase — protein sequence MTQPEPVGELPLLTTVELPDGARVPVRALRAPAPERFLPSGSGPAPGPPPAAAVLVLPAMGTPARFYRRFARHLHDEGLTVLTADLRGQGEATPRATDRGARDHGYRALVEEDLPAVLAAVRAELGPEPPLRLLGHSLGGQLALLYAALGSGPDVDGVALVASGSVWFRAYGPRRAPGLLLGELLIAATATVLGRWPGARLGFGGNQPKGVMRDWAHQGLTGRYAPKGSVLDYEAALAALDLPVLAVSVEHDTLAPATALDHLLGKVPRARLTRRHYTAREAGARLDHFAWTKAGGALAKQVAAWTAAEERPGRGRPPGG from the coding sequence ATGACCCAGCCGGAACCCGTCGGCGAACTGCCGCTCCTGACGACCGTCGAACTCCCGGACGGCGCCCGCGTTCCGGTGCGCGCCCTGCGTGCCCCCGCGCCCGAGCGTTTCCTGCCGTCCGGCTCGGGACCGGCACCGGGGCCGCCCCCGGCCGCCGCGGTGCTCGTCCTGCCGGCGATGGGCACCCCCGCCCGCTTCTACCGCCGCTTCGCGCGCCACCTGCACGACGAGGGCCTCACCGTGCTCACCGCCGACCTGCGCGGCCAGGGCGAGGCGACGCCGCGCGCCACCGACCGGGGCGCCCGCGACCACGGCTACCGCGCGCTCGTCGAGGAGGACCTGCCCGCCGTCCTCGCGGCGGTCCGGGCCGAGCTGGGCCCTGAGCCGCCCCTGCGCCTCCTCGGCCACAGCCTGGGCGGCCAGCTCGCGCTGCTGTACGCCGCCCTGGGCTCCGGGCCGGACGTCGACGGCGTGGCGCTCGTCGCCTCGGGGTCCGTCTGGTTCCGCGCGTACGGCCCGCGGCGCGCCCCCGGTCTGCTCCTCGGCGAGCTGCTGATCGCCGCGACGGCGACCGTGCTCGGCCGCTGGCCCGGCGCCCGCCTCGGCTTCGGCGGCAACCAGCCCAAGGGCGTCATGCGGGACTGGGCGCACCAGGGGCTCACCGGCCGCTACGCCCCCAAGGGCTCCGTGCTCGACTACGAAGCGGCCCTGGCCGCCCTGGACCTGCCCGTCCTCGCCGTCTCCGTCGAGCACGACACCCTCGCCCCCGCCACCGCCCTCGACCACCTGCTCGGCAAGGTCCCCCGGGCCCGCCTCACCCGGCGCCACTACACCGCGCGGGAGGCGGGCGCCCGCCTCGACCACTTCGCCTGGACGAAGGCGGGCGGGGCGCTCGCCAAGCAGGTGGCGGCGTGGACGGCGGCCGAAGAGCGCCCCGGCCGGGGCCGGCCGCCCGGCGGCTAG
- a CDS encoding arsenate reductase family protein, translating to MEIWINPACSKCRSALTLLDAEGADYTVRRYLDDVPTEDEIRAVLDRLGLEPWDITRTQEQAAKDLNLKDREAWPRDASARARWIKALAEHPKLIQRPIITADDGTAVVARTEEAVRDALSR from the coding sequence ATGGAGATCTGGATCAACCCCGCCTGTTCGAAGTGCCGCAGCGCCCTGACGCTGCTCGACGCGGAGGGCGCCGACTACACCGTGCGCCGCTACCTCGACGACGTACCGACCGAGGACGAGATCCGCGCCGTCCTCGATCGCCTCGGGCTCGAACCGTGGGACATCACGCGGACCCAGGAGCAGGCCGCCAAGGACCTGAACCTCAAGGACCGCGAGGCCTGGCCGCGCGACGCCTCCGCCCGCGCCCGCTGGATCAAGGCACTCGCCGAGCACCCGAAGCTGATCCAGCGCCCCATCATCACCGCGGATGACGGCACGGCGGTCGTGGCCCGCACGGAGGAGGCGGTCCGGGACGCGCTCTCACGCTGA
- the glnII gene encoding glutamine synthetase translates to MTFKAEYIWIDGTEPTAKLRSKTKILGDDAKGAELPLWGFDGSSTNQAKGHASDRVLKPVFTCPDPIRGGDDVLVLCEVLNTDMTPHESNTRAALAEAEERFGAQEPIFGIEQEYTFFEGDRPLGFPVGGFPAAQGGYYCGVGSDEIFGRDVVEAHLENCLKAGLGISGINAEVMPGQWEFQVGPLAPLEVSDQLWIARWLLYRTAEDFKVSATLDPKPVKGDWNGAGAHTNFSTKAMREGYDAIITACESLGEGSKPMDHVKNYGAGIDDRLTGLHETAPWNEYSYGVSDRGASVRIPWQVERDRKGYIEDRRPNANVDPYVVTRLLVDTCCTALEKAGQV, encoded by the coding sequence GTGACCTTCAAGGCTGAGTACATCTGGATCGACGGCACCGAGCCGACCGCCAAGCTCCGTTCGAAGACGAAGATCCTCGGGGACGACGCGAAGGGCGCCGAGCTGCCGCTGTGGGGCTTCGACGGGTCCAGCACCAACCAGGCCAAGGGTCACGCCTCCGACCGCGTGCTCAAGCCGGTCTTCACCTGCCCTGACCCGATCCGCGGCGGCGATGACGTCCTCGTCCTGTGCGAGGTCCTCAACACGGACATGACGCCGCACGAGTCCAACACCCGTGCCGCGCTCGCCGAGGCCGAGGAGCGCTTCGGCGCGCAGGAGCCGATCTTCGGCATCGAGCAGGAGTACACCTTCTTCGAGGGCGACCGCCCGCTCGGCTTCCCCGTCGGCGGCTTCCCCGCCGCGCAGGGCGGCTACTACTGCGGTGTCGGCTCGGACGAGATCTTCGGCCGCGACGTCGTCGAGGCGCACCTGGAGAACTGCCTCAAGGCCGGTCTCGGCATCTCCGGCATCAACGCCGAGGTCATGCCCGGCCAGTGGGAGTTCCAGGTCGGCCCGCTCGCCCCGCTGGAGGTCTCCGACCAGCTGTGGATCGCCCGCTGGCTGCTCTACCGCACCGCCGAGGACTTCAAGGTCTCCGCGACCCTCGACCCGAAGCCGGTCAAGGGCGACTGGAACGGCGCGGGCGCGCACACCAACTTCTCGACGAAGGCCATGCGCGAGGGTTACGACGCGATCATCACCGCCTGCGAGTCCCTCGGTGAGGGCTCCAAGCCGATGGACCACGTCAAGAACTACGGCGCCGGCATCGACGACCGCCTGACGGGCCTGCACGAGACCGCCCCGTGGAACGAGTACAGCTACGGCGTCTCCGACCGCGGCGCCTCGGTCCGCATCCCGTGGCAGGTCGAGCGGGACCGCAAGGGCTACATCGAGGACCGCCGCCCGAACGCGAACGTCGACCCGTACGTCGTCACGCGCCTGCTCGTCGACACGTGCTGCACCGCCCTGGAGAAGGCGGGCCAGGTCTGA
- a CDS encoding winged helix-turn-helix domain-containing protein — MANSRTFTATTAAAPVPAARGRLRAVDPDEPHPAVPIADFLPPGARWLPAPPHTLPTLPGQPPMVGYLVLVPAGQAPVAVREPDEPRTPGAGPVRVDPVRRSAEVDGRPLDLTYLEFELLAHLVAHPHRVHTRDQLVTTVWGYGHVGDGRTVDVHVARLRRKLGAEHRGTIQTVRRVGYKYAPGAAR; from the coding sequence ATGGCGAACTCCCGTACCTTCACCGCGACCACCGCTGCTGCTCCCGTTCCCGCCGCTCGGGGGCGCCTGCGGGCCGTCGACCCCGACGAGCCCCATCCCGCCGTGCCGATCGCCGACTTCCTGCCGCCGGGCGCCCGATGGCTGCCCGCGCCGCCGCACACCCTGCCGACGCTGCCGGGCCAGCCACCGATGGTCGGCTACCTCGTCCTCGTACCCGCCGGGCAGGCGCCCGTGGCCGTGCGGGAACCGGACGAGCCGAGGACGCCGGGCGCCGGGCCGGTCAGGGTCGACCCCGTGCGGCGCTCCGCCGAGGTCGACGGGCGCCCGCTCGACCTCACGTACCTGGAGTTCGAACTGCTCGCCCACCTCGTCGCGCACCCCCACCGGGTGCACACCCGCGACCAGTTGGTGACGACGGTGTGGGGGTACGGCCACGTCGGCGACGGCCGCACCGTGGACGTCCACGTCGCGCGGCTGCGGCGCAAGCTCGGCGCCGAGCACCGCGGGACGATCCAGACGGTGCGGCGGGTGGGGTACAAGTACGCGCCGGGGGCCGCTCGCTGA
- a CDS encoding NAD-dependent epimerase/dehydratase family protein has protein sequence MRLLILGGTEFVGRAVTEAALARGWEVTVFHRGRHAAPEGARVIHGDRTAEGGLAGLAEGEWDVVVDTWSSAPHVVRDAAKLLAGRAGRYVYISSGSVYQYPGAAGSDESFPVVDGDPDAEAAEYAPDKRGGELAAIAGFGEERTVLARAGLILGPYENIGRLPWWLNRIARGGPVLAPEPRGLEIQYIDVRDLAEWVLDAAAAELHGAYNLISPMGRFTMGELLDACARVVGGDAELRWTEPEVILAAGVEQWMELPVWLAPGELHDTMHRTSSDKAVAAGLRTRPVMDTVRDTWEWLRSIGGAPPQRPDRPVVGLAPEKEAKVLGL, from the coding sequence ATGAGACTTCTGATACTGGGTGGTACCGAGTTCGTGGGCCGTGCCGTCACCGAGGCGGCGCTCGCCCGCGGCTGGGAGGTGACCGTCTTCCACCGCGGCCGCCACGCGGCGCCCGAGGGGGCCCGCGTCATCCATGGCGACCGCACCGCCGAGGGCGGCCTCGCCGGGCTCGCCGAGGGCGAGTGGGACGTGGTGGTCGACACCTGGTCGTCGGCGCCGCACGTCGTACGGGACGCGGCGAAGCTGCTCGCGGGCCGCGCCGGGCGGTACGTGTACATCTCCAGCGGTTCCGTCTACCAGTATCCGGGCGCGGCCGGCTCCGACGAGAGCTTCCCCGTGGTGGACGGCGATCCGGACGCGGAGGCCGCCGAGTACGCGCCGGACAAGCGGGGCGGAGAGCTGGCCGCGATCGCCGGGTTCGGCGAGGAGCGCACGGTGCTCGCGCGGGCCGGGCTGATCCTCGGCCCCTACGAGAACATCGGCCGGCTGCCGTGGTGGCTGAACCGGATCGCGCGGGGCGGGCCCGTCCTCGCACCCGAGCCGCGGGGCCTGGAGATCCAGTACATCGACGTGCGGGACCTCGCGGAGTGGGTCCTCGACGCGGCCGCCGCGGAACTGCACGGCGCGTACAACCTCATCAGCCCCATGGGGCGGTTCACCATGGGCGAGCTGCTCGACGCGTGCGCGCGGGTGGTGGGCGGCGACGCCGAGCTGCGCTGGACGGAGCCCGAGGTGATCCTGGCGGCGGGCGTCGAGCAGTGGATGGAGCTGCCGGTGTGGCTGGCGCCCGGGGAGCTGCACGACACCATGCACCGCACCTCTTCGGATAAGGCGGTCGCGGCCGGGCTCAGGACGCGGCCCGTCATGGACACGGTCCGCGACACATGGGAGTGGCTGCGGTCCATCGGCGGGGCCCCGCCGCAGCGCCCCGACCGGCCGGTGGTGGGGCTCGCCCCCGAGAAGGAGGCGAAGGTGCTGGGCCTGTGA
- a CDS encoding MMPL family transporter, producing the protein MRRNLAARLGVWSAHHRKTAVLGWLVFVVLATVLGGASGMVTASDDEMGVGESGRAAAILKDAGIDEPAGELVMVTARTADGWQEAAADLSKALTATGDVRGLQAPLPSEDGKDALLRFEIKGPSDEAADRVQPVLDAVAKAGEKGAAHGISVHQFGDASSEKHLSDLLADDLRKAEFTAVPLALGILLVAFGAVVAALLPVGLALTACVAAFGLLSLASHRLHLFETTYSVMFLMGLAVGVDYCLFYLRRERDERAAGRDARTALRIAAATSGRAVLVSGLTVMVAMAGMFLTGLLLFKGFALATILVVCVAMVGSVTVLPALLAGLGDRIDAGRVPFLNRRPKKGAHTGGGIAGTLLRPVLARPKSFAVGAAVLLLALAAPALGMRTEQLGLEKQFGSDAPLSVSYKKITEKFPGGPSPALVVVTADDIDARPVRDALDALTKRAGDGAELTVHRAADVAEIEVPLPGDGTDAEAKEALGELRDETVPAAFRGVDAEARVGGELASSEDFGDQLGRGIVPVFGFIAVVTFLLMLLSFRSVVIAATSIALNLLSVGAAYGVMTAVFQHGWGAELIGSEKAGAIENWMPLFVLVVLFGLSMDYHVFVVSRIREARDRGMDNRAAIREGVTRTAGAVTGAAVIMVAVFAVFGTLSMQDMQQMGVGLGVAVLLDATVVRMVLLPSVMALLGERNWRTPRALSWLPEVSHSEEIPPAAPAERHPAGAHAPH; encoded by the coding sequence ATGAGGCGGAACCTCGCGGCACGACTCGGGGTGTGGAGCGCGCACCACCGCAAGACGGCCGTTCTCGGCTGGCTGGTCTTCGTGGTCCTCGCCACGGTCCTCGGCGGGGCCTCCGGCATGGTCACCGCGTCCGACGACGAGATGGGCGTCGGCGAATCGGGGCGGGCCGCCGCGATCCTGAAGGACGCGGGCATCGACGAGCCCGCGGGCGAACTCGTCATGGTCACCGCGCGGACGGCCGACGGCTGGCAGGAGGCCGCGGCCGACCTCTCGAAGGCCCTGACCGCGACCGGTGACGTACGCGGCCTCCAGGCGCCGCTGCCTTCCGAGGACGGCAAGGACGCGCTGCTCCGCTTCGAGATCAAGGGCCCCTCCGACGAGGCCGCCGACCGCGTCCAGCCGGTCCTCGACGCCGTGGCGAAGGCGGGGGAGAAGGGCGCGGCGCACGGCATCTCGGTCCACCAGTTCGGCGACGCCAGCTCCGAGAAGCACCTGTCGGACCTGCTGGCCGACGACCTGAGGAAGGCCGAGTTCACGGCGGTGCCGCTGGCACTCGGCATCCTCCTGGTCGCCTTCGGCGCGGTGGTCGCGGCGCTGCTCCCGGTCGGCCTCGCGCTCACGGCGTGCGTGGCGGCGTTCGGGCTGCTCTCGCTGGCCAGCCATCGGCTGCACCTCTTCGAGACGACGTACTCCGTGATGTTCCTGATGGGTCTCGCGGTCGGCGTCGACTACTGCCTGTTCTACCTGCGGCGCGAGCGGGACGAGCGGGCGGCGGGACGGGACGCGCGGACGGCCCTGCGGATCGCCGCGGCCACCAGCGGGCGCGCCGTCCTGGTCTCCGGCCTGACGGTGATGGTCGCGATGGCGGGTATGTTCCTGACCGGCCTGCTCCTCTTCAAGGGCTTCGCCCTCGCCACGATCCTGGTGGTGTGCGTGGCGATGGTCGGCTCCGTCACGGTCCTGCCCGCCCTCCTCGCCGGGCTCGGCGACCGGATCGACGCGGGCCGCGTCCCCTTCCTGAACCGCCGCCCCAAGAAGGGCGCGCACACCGGCGGCGGCATCGCGGGCACGCTGCTGCGGCCCGTACTCGCCCGCCCGAAGTCCTTCGCCGTCGGCGCGGCCGTGCTGCTCCTCGCGCTGGCCGCCCCCGCGCTCGGCATGAGGACCGAACAGCTCGGCCTGGAGAAGCAGTTCGGCTCCGACGCCCCGCTCTCCGTCTCGTACAAGAAGATCACCGAGAAGTTCCCCGGCGGCCCCTCACCGGCCCTGGTGGTCGTCACCGCCGACGACATCGACGCGCGGCCGGTGCGTGACGCGCTCGACGCCCTGACGAAGCGGGCGGGCGACGGCGCCGAACTCACCGTCCACCGGGCGGCCGACGTCGCCGAGATCGAGGTGCCGCTGCCGGGCGACGGCACCGACGCCGAGGCCAAGGAGGCGCTGGGCGAGCTGCGCGACGAGACGGTCCCCGCGGCCTTCCGCGGCGTCGACGCCGAAGCCCGGGTGGGCGGCGAGCTCGCCTCCTCCGAGGACTTCGGCGACCAGCTCGGCAGGGGCATCGTCCCGGTCTTCGGCTTCATCGCCGTGGTGACCTTCCTGCTGATGCTCCTCAGCTTCCGCTCGGTGGTGATCGCCGCGACGTCGATCGCCCTCAACCTGCTGTCGGTGGGCGCCGCCTACGGCGTGATGACCGCCGTCTTCCAGCACGGCTGGGGCGCGGAGCTGATCGGCTCGGAGAAGGCCGGCGCGATCGAGAACTGGATGCCGCTGTTCGTCCTCGTCGTCCTCTTCGGACTCTCCATGGACTACCACGTGTTCGTGGTCTCCCGGATCCGCGAGGCGCGGGACCGGGGCATGGACAACCGCGCGGCGATCCGCGAGGGCGTCACGCGCACGGCGGGCGCGGTGACGGGCGCCGCAGTGATCATGGTCGCGGTCTTCGCGGTCTTCGGCACGCTGTCCATGCAGGACATGCAGCAGATGGGCGTGGGCCTCGGCGTGGCCGTCCTGCTGGACGCCACGGTGGTCCGCATGGTCCTGCTGCCGTCCGTGATGGCCCTCCTGGGCGAGCGCAACTGGCGCACCCCGCGCGCCCTTTCCTGGCTGCCGGAGGTCTCACACAGCGAGGAGATCCCTCCGGCCGCGCCCGCCGAGCGGCACCCGGCCGGGGCGCACGCTCCGCACTGA
- a CDS encoding sensor histidine kinase codes for MTRVRNALIAGAQGLYLTIVAMVGSIVLFVLSVLSIAFILLGIGLFTTPVVLAGVRKYADGQRIRAAAWSGVDIPVPYRPLPADLRGGVAGQVERCTLMLKDPATWRDLQWLLVNMTAGAVVAVLAPALPLYMLYGWVLALGVWKPIHEAGGGEWYAFIHVTSQSTANQAAALGMGLFVLGVLINTSLVRAHFLLSRAFLAPTSAMRERELARRVDRLTETRHDAVDNSAAELRRIERDLHDGAQARLVAMGMDLGTIEALIETDPAKAKELLAKARQDSGEALTELRDLVRGIHPPVLAERGLGDAVKALALRLPIATEVDVELPGRAGAPVESAAYFAVSESLANAIKHSGADRIWVDMHYGDGMLRVAVTDNGKGGAALGAGSGLSGIERRLGTFDGVLAVSSPAGGPTMVTMEIPCELS; via the coding sequence ATGACCAGGGTCAGAAACGCGTTGATCGCGGGGGCTCAGGGCCTCTACCTGACGATCGTCGCGATGGTGGGATCCATCGTCCTCTTCGTTCTCTCGGTCCTGTCGATCGCGTTCATCCTGCTCGGCATCGGTCTCTTCACCACGCCCGTCGTCCTGGCGGGCGTACGCAAGTACGCCGACGGCCAGCGCATACGGGCCGCCGCGTGGTCCGGTGTGGACATCCCCGTGCCCTACCGGCCCCTCCCCGCGGACCTGCGGGGCGGTGTGGCCGGGCAGGTGGAGCGCTGCACGCTGATGCTGAAGGACCCGGCGACCTGGCGCGACCTCCAGTGGCTCCTGGTGAACATGACCGCGGGCGCCGTCGTCGCCGTCCTCGCCCCGGCGCTGCCGCTCTACATGCTCTACGGCTGGGTCCTCGCGCTCGGCGTGTGGAAGCCGATCCACGAGGCGGGCGGCGGCGAGTGGTACGCCTTCATCCACGTGACCTCGCAGTCCACCGCCAACCAGGCGGCGGCGCTCGGCATGGGCCTCTTCGTCCTCGGCGTGCTCATCAACACCTCGCTGGTACGTGCGCACTTCCTCCTCTCCCGCGCGTTCCTCGCGCCCACCTCGGCCATGCGGGAGCGCGAACTGGCCCGGCGGGTGGACCGCCTGACCGAGACCCGGCACGACGCGGTGGACAACTCCGCGGCGGAGCTGCGCCGCATCGAGCGCGACCTGCACGACGGCGCGCAGGCCCGTCTGGTGGCCATGGGCATGGACCTCGGCACCATCGAGGCGCTCATCGAGACGGACCCCGCCAAGGCCAAGGAGCTGCTGGCCAAGGCCCGGCAGGATTCCGGCGAGGCGCTGACCGAGCTGCGCGACCTGGTCCGCGGCATCCACCCGCCGGTGCTCGCCGAGCGCGGCCTCGGTGACGCGGTGAAGGCTCTCGCGCTGCGCCTGCCGATCGCCACCGAGGTCGACGTGGAGCTGCCGGGCCGGGCCGGGGCGCCGGTCGAGTCGGCGGCGTACTTCGCGGTGAGCGAGTCGCTGGCCAACGCGATCAAGCACTCGGGCGCCGACCGCATCTGGGTGGACATGCACTACGGCGACGGCATGCTGCGCGTCGCCGTCACCGACAACGGCAAGGGCGGGGCGGCTCTGGGGGCCGGGTCCGGGCTGAGCGGGATCGAACGCCGGCTCGGTACATTCGACGGCGTACTGGCCGTCAGCAGCCCCGCGGGCGGTCCGACCATGGTGACCATGGAGATCCCTTGCGAGTTGTCCTAG
- a CDS encoding response regulator transcription factor → MRVVLAEDLFLLRDGLVRMLEAFDFEIAAAVESGPELSKALAELEPDVAVVDVRLPPSHTDEGLQCALAARRARPGLPVLVLSQHVEQLYARELLADGNGGVGYLLKDRVFDAAQFVDAVRRVAAGGTAMDPQVIQQLLSRRSTDQPLGALTPREREVLELMAQGRSNAAIASQLTVTERAIAKHTSNIFGKLGLPVSDDDNRRVLAVLAYLDQGR, encoded by the coding sequence TTGCGAGTTGTCCTAGCCGAAGACCTCTTTCTGCTGCGCGACGGCCTGGTGCGGATGCTGGAGGCATTCGACTTCGAGATAGCCGCGGCCGTGGAGAGCGGGCCCGAACTGTCCAAGGCCCTCGCGGAGTTGGAGCCGGACGTCGCGGTCGTCGACGTACGGCTGCCGCCGTCGCACACGGACGAGGGTCTCCAGTGCGCGCTGGCCGCCCGGCGGGCCAGGCCGGGCCTGCCCGTCCTCGTCCTCTCGCAGCACGTGGAGCAGCTGTACGCACGGGAGTTGCTGGCCGACGGCAACGGCGGCGTCGGGTACCTCCTGAAGGACCGGGTCTTCGACGCGGCGCAGTTCGTCGACGCCGTGCGCCGGGTCGCGGCCGGCGGCACCGCGATGGACCCGCAGGTGATCCAGCAGCTCCTCTCCCGGCGCTCCACCGACCAGCCGCTCGGCGCGCTCACGCCCCGCGAGCGCGAGGTGCTGGAACTCATGGCGCAGGGGCGGTCGAACGCGGCCATCGCCTCCCAACTGACCGTCACGGAGCGGGCGATCGCCAAGCACACGTCGAACATCTTCGGCAAGCTCGGCCTGCCGGTCTCCGACGACGACAACCGGCGGGTGCTCGCGGTCCTCGCCTATCTGGACCAGGGCCGCTGA
- a CDS encoding DUF1996 domain-containing protein has protein sequence MGRTSRKRSKLARRLVATSAALVMGGGGLVAVNVYANAEDGAQQPPEAAAARQLSTISCPDVANRLREVPPGARGEVDGRLAELDSQITRAYDRFSKAEDAGAQESVLPPLEEQRRGTLGEIADAMDRAGARPEGLGGMAPCTLRASDQEQSQGQSQGQGEDEGQGEDEGQGEDEGQGGEGGRGQSGNGPVAGDFVDITSVRPNVVRPRDRRGASRGTFTTDCGRNENGKFNPDNVIVAPGVSNGAHHMHDYVGNQATDAFSGDDDLANGRTSCRNQGDKSTYYWPVLRLQNGTNEDDAQADGGGKDQNVGEIQTPDAVTLKFTGSPVSKVVAMPRFLRVITGDAKAFTNGDANANASWSCTGFENRQLKDKYPICPEGSKVVRTFNFQSCWDGRNTDSANHRTHVAFADPRTGACPRGFRAIPKLVQRVVYDVPPGPGFAVDSFPEQLHKPVTDHGDFINVFDERLMRRVAGCVNSGQRCT, from the coding sequence ATGGGACGCACCTCACGAAAACGATCAAAGCTGGCGCGGCGCCTGGTCGCCACGTCCGCGGCTCTCGTCATGGGCGGCGGCGGCCTCGTCGCCGTCAACGTCTACGCGAACGCCGAGGACGGCGCCCAACAGCCCCCGGAAGCGGCCGCGGCCCGGCAGTTGTCGACGATCAGCTGCCCGGACGTGGCGAACCGGCTGCGGGAGGTTCCACCGGGCGCGCGCGGCGAGGTGGACGGCCGCCTCGCCGAGCTGGACAGCCAGATCACGCGGGCCTACGACCGGTTCAGCAAGGCCGAGGACGCCGGGGCCCAGGAGTCCGTGCTGCCGCCGCTGGAGGAGCAGCGGCGGGGCACGCTCGGCGAGATCGCGGACGCCATGGACCGGGCGGGCGCCCGGCCCGAGGGCCTCGGCGGCATGGCCCCCTGCACTCTGCGCGCCTCCGACCAGGAGCAGAGCCAGGGGCAGAGCCAGGGCCAGGGCGAGGACGAGGGCCAGGGCGAGGACGAGGGCCAGGGCGAGGACGAGGGCCAGGGCGGGGAAGGGGGCCGAGGGCAGAGCGGGAACGGCCCCGTGGCCGGTGACTTCGTCGACATCACGTCCGTCCGGCCCAACGTCGTACGCCCCCGCGACCGGCGCGGCGCCTCCCGCGGGACCTTCACGACCGACTGCGGGCGCAACGAGAACGGCAAGTTCAACCCCGACAACGTCATCGTCGCGCCCGGCGTGAGTAATGGCGCGCACCACATGCACGACTACGTGGGCAACCAGGCGACGGACGCGTTCTCCGGCGACGACGACCTCGCGAACGGCCGCACCAGCTGCCGCAACCAGGGCGACAAGTCGACCTACTACTGGCCCGTGCTGCGGCTCCAGAACGGCACGAACGAGGACGACGCCCAGGCGGACGGCGGCGGCAAGGACCAGAACGTCGGCGAGATCCAGACCCCGGACGCCGTCACCCTGAAGTTCACCGGCAGCCCGGTGAGCAAGGTCGTCGCGATGCCCCGCTTCCTGCGCGTCATCACCGGCGACGCCAAGGCGTTCACCAACGGCGACGCCAACGCCAACGCCTCGTGGAGCTGCACGGGCTTCGAGAACCGGCAGCTCAAGGACAAGTACCCGATCTGCCCCGAGGGCAGCAAGGTGGTGCGGACGTTCAACTTCCAGAGCTGCTGGGACGGGCGCAACACCGACAGCGCCAACCACCGCACCCACGTCGCCTTCGCCGACCCGCGGACCGGTGCCTGCCCGCGGGGCTTCCGGGCGATCCCGAAGCTGGTGCAACGCGTCGTGTACGACGTGCCGCCGGGGCCCGGCTTCGCCGTCGACTCGTTCCCCGAGCAGCTGCACAAACCCGTCACCGACCACGGCGACTTCATCAACGTCTTCGACGAGCGGCTGATGCGGCGCGTGGCGGGCTGCGTCAACTCCGGGCAGCGCTGCACCTGA